In Candidatus Nitronauta litoralis, one DNA window encodes the following:
- a CDS encoding phage Gp37/Gp68 family protein has product MSNTKIEWATKVWNPVTGCTKVSDGCKYCYAERQWPRLAGNKKTLYHGRNFTDVECHEQLLQQPFKWKSPERIFVNSMSDLFHDAVPDNFIKKVLNVVDGNPRHTFIVLTKRPERTQEFFANFYDFRPGSDLTLRKNLWLGVSVEDQKTADERIPVLLETPAAKRIISYEPALGPVNFEKFLVPPSPKGAEGASSLDWIIAGGESGPKARPSHPQWFRDVRDQCAKANVPFFFKQWGEWAPQDDWNKGRDDYWKITKHGAVPRYRSHLLNEKDGAVDFVGKKKAGHLLDGKEYFQFPEGGAQ; this is encoded by the coding sequence GTGAGCAACACCAAAATAGAGTGGGCCACCAAAGTCTGGAACCCGGTCACCGGCTGCACAAAGGTTTCTGATGGATGCAAGTACTGTTACGCAGAAAGGCAATGGCCGCGCCTGGCCGGAAACAAGAAAACCCTGTACCACGGCAGAAATTTCACAGACGTTGAATGCCACGAGCAGCTATTGCAACAGCCTTTCAAGTGGAAAAGTCCCGAGCGGATTTTTGTCAACTCAATGTCTGATCTCTTTCATGATGCAGTGCCGGATAATTTCATAAAGAAGGTTTTAAATGTGGTCGACGGCAATCCGCGACACACTTTCATCGTTCTCACCAAAAGGCCTGAACGTACGCAGGAATTCTTTGCAAATTTTTATGATTTCCGACCAGGTAGTGATTTGACGTTGAGAAAAAATCTATGGCTCGGTGTTTCGGTTGAGGACCAAAAAACAGCAGACGAACGCATTCCCGTTCTTTTAGAAACACCCGCCGCCAAACGGATCATCTCTTACGAACCAGCACTCGGCCCCGTAAATTTTGAAAAGTTTTTAGTCCCCCCTTCTCCGAAGGGGGCGGAGGGGGCTTCTTCCTTAGACTGGATCATCGCCGGGGGAGAGTCCGGCCCTAAAGCCCGGCCATCACACCCGCAATGGTTTCGGGATGTGCGCGATCAATGCGCCAAAGCAAACGTTCCTTTTTTCTTCAAGCAGTGGGGAGAGTGGGCTCCTCAAGATGATTGGAATAAGGGGCGTGATGATTACTGGAAGATCACAAAACACGGGGCAGTGCCACGCTACCGGTCGCACTTGCTCAATGAAAAGGATGGCGCGGTGGATTTTGTCGGCAAAAAAAAGGCAGGTCACCTGCTAGACGGCAAAGAATATTTCCAATTCCCGGAGGGAGGCGCTCAATGA